A window of the Harmonia axyridis chromosome 5, icHarAxyr1.1, whole genome shotgun sequence genome harbors these coding sequences:
- the LOC123680486 gene encoding transcription factor HES-2-like — translation MKSVITHTTAIISESRKIRKPLMEKKRRARINDSLETLKQILLDSKTLLKEGSCKKGASRTAKLEKADILEMTVRYLQHLHQKVNSIEDQNQNKPKHQEFVVRRSADSSSENIKLGLTLIPKQLNTGELVLVVPSSNLKEMRTNDTISEGYAMKVEDKVWRPW, via the exons atgaagagtGTGATCACGCATACTACTGCCATTATTTCGGAGAGCAGAAAG ataaGAAAACCCCTAATGGAAAAAAAGAGACGGGCAAGAATCAACGATAGTCTAGAAACGCTCAAACAGATTCTCCTCGACTCAAAAACGCTGCTCAAAGAAGGATCCTGCAAAAAGGGCGCCAGCAGAACAGCAAAACTGGAAAAGGCAGACATTCTCGAAATGACAGTGAGGTATCTGCAGCACCTCCATCAGAAAGTAAACTCAATCGAGGATCAGAATCAGAACAAACCAAAACATCAGGAATTCGTAGTACGAAGATCAGCAGATAGTTCTAGTGAAAATATAAAGTTGGGTTTAACGCTAATTCCAAAACAACTGAATACAGGAGAATTAGTGCTGGTTGTACCTTCGTCGAATCtaaaagaaatgagaacaaacGATACAATCAGTGAGGGTTATGCAATGAAAGTTGAAGATAAAGTCTGGAGACCTTGGTGA
- the LOC123680491 gene encoding ileal sodium/bile acid cotransporter isoform X1: MCPFNSLTQIMLLILVIILINAAVINTLSVKFQNESVTIHMDDSISVPYTILKDQTVESEDNAKYLLQLKSDDDNIANTNEQIYFSYNELPLQASLNISGVFLGKTSVSCKDVTRNKTIEGHLDVIVIRKQRLIDTIFTVSVATLVSIIYINFGCFLNWGELKRNLTRPIGPVIGLCSQFIFMPMLSYGLGQLLFPESPEMQLGMFFTGVAPSGGASNIWTVVLDGNVDLSITVTSLGNFLALLIMPMWIFSLGKLIFNQAKLGVPYRLVVFSALGLIIPLAIGYLLTRYCKNLASFLARILKGLSSLLLIFIIVFATVTNLYLFKIFSWKIIVAGMALPYLGFTLAFILSKILRQADPDCLAIAIETGIQNTGIAIFLLRFSLTQPAADLTTVCPVAVSMMTPIPLLGIYIYKKIQARIRGPSKDIENRNEGILSNTEEPDCYTINRQE; encoded by the exons ATGTGTCCTTTCAACAGTCTAACACAAATCATGCTGCTCATCCTGGTCATCATTTTAATCAACGCAGCAGTGATAAACACCCTATCTGTGAAATTCCAAAATGAATCTGTTACAATACATATGGATGATAGTATCAGCGTGCCATACACTATACTAAAGG ACCAGACAGTTGAATCTGAAGATAATGCAAAATATCTGCTGCAATTGAAGTCCGATGATGACAATATAGCAAATACCAACGAGCAAATATATTTTAGTTACAATGAGCTACCTTTGCAAGCTTCGCTGAATATTTCTGGAGTTTTTCTAG GAAAAACTTCAGTTTCATGTAAAGATGTTACGAGAAATAAAACAATTGAAGGACATTTAGACGTAATTGTCATAAGGAAACAACGTTTAATCGACACAATTTTTACAGTATCAGTAGCCACATTAGTTAGTATAATATATATTAACTTTGGTTGCTTTTTGAATTGGGGTGAACTCAAAAGAAATTTGACGAGGCCTATTGGTCCAGTAATAGGATTGTGTAGTCAGTTCATTTTCATGCCAATG TTGAGTTACGGACTAGGACAACTTTTGTTTCCGGAGAGTCCTGAAATGCAACTTGGAATGTTTTTTACTGGAGTTGCCCCCTCTGGTGGAGCCTCCAACATTTGGACAGTAGTTCTGGATGGAAATGTAGATCTTTCAATAACAGTGACCAGCTTAGGCAATTTCCTAGCCTTACTAATAATGCCGATGTGGATATTCAGTCTGGGTAAACTAATATTCAACCAGGCAAAACTAGGTGTACCATACAGACTTGTTGTATTTTCTGCTTTGGGTTTAATTATACCATTGGCTATTGGATATTTGTTGACAAGATATTGCAAAAATTTGGCCTCATTTTTGGCCAGGATTTTGAAGGGATTATCATCATTACTTCTGATATTTATAATAGTGTTCGCTACAGTCACAAATTTGTacttatttaaaattttctcttGGAAG attattGTGGCAGGGATGGCTTTACCATATTTAGGTTTTACATTAGCTTTCATTCTGTCAAAAATACTAAGACAAGCAGATCCAGATTGTTTAGCAATAGCTATTGAGACTGGGATACAGAATACAGGAATAGCTATATTTTTACTGAGATTTTCTCTGACACAACCAGCAGCTGATTTAACAACAG tgTGTCCAGTTGCTGTATCGATGATGACTCCAATTCCCTTGTTAGGAATATACATTTACAAAAAGATTCAAGCAAG GATACGAGGCCCTTCCAAGGacatagaaaatagaaatgaagGTATTTTGAGTAATACAGAGGAACCAGATTGCTACACAATAAATAGGCAAGAATGA
- the LOC123680491 gene encoding ileal sodium/bile acid cotransporter isoform X2: MCPFNSLTQIMLLILVIILINAAVINTLSVKFQNESVTIHMDDSISVPYTILKDQTVESEDNAKYLLQLKSDDDNIANTNEQIYFSYNELPLQASLNISGVFLGKTSVSCKDVTRNKTIEGHLDVIVIRKQRLIDTIFTVSVATLVSIIYINFGCFLNWGELKRNLTRPIGPVIGLCSQFIFMPMLSYGLGQLLFPESPEMQLGMFFTGVAPSGGASNIWTVVLDGNVDLSITVTSLGNFLALLIMPMWIFSLGKLIFNQAKLGVPYRLVVFSALGLIIPLAIGYLLTRYCKNLASFLARILKGLSSLLLIFIIVFATVTNLYLFKIFSWKIIVAGMALPYLGFTLAFILSKILRQADPDCLAIAIETGIQNTGIAIFLLRFSLTQPAADLTTVCPVAVSMMTPIPLLGIYIYKKIQASNHFSGYEALPRT, translated from the exons ATGTGTCCTTTCAACAGTCTAACACAAATCATGCTGCTCATCCTGGTCATCATTTTAATCAACGCAGCAGTGATAAACACCCTATCTGTGAAATTCCAAAATGAATCTGTTACAATACATATGGATGATAGTATCAGCGTGCCATACACTATACTAAAGG ACCAGACAGTTGAATCTGAAGATAATGCAAAATATCTGCTGCAATTGAAGTCCGATGATGACAATATAGCAAATACCAACGAGCAAATATATTTTAGTTACAATGAGCTACCTTTGCAAGCTTCGCTGAATATTTCTGGAGTTTTTCTAG GAAAAACTTCAGTTTCATGTAAAGATGTTACGAGAAATAAAACAATTGAAGGACATTTAGACGTAATTGTCATAAGGAAACAACGTTTAATCGACACAATTTTTACAGTATCAGTAGCCACATTAGTTAGTATAATATATATTAACTTTGGTTGCTTTTTGAATTGGGGTGAACTCAAAAGAAATTTGACGAGGCCTATTGGTCCAGTAATAGGATTGTGTAGTCAGTTCATTTTCATGCCAATG TTGAGTTACGGACTAGGACAACTTTTGTTTCCGGAGAGTCCTGAAATGCAACTTGGAATGTTTTTTACTGGAGTTGCCCCCTCTGGTGGAGCCTCCAACATTTGGACAGTAGTTCTGGATGGAAATGTAGATCTTTCAATAACAGTGACCAGCTTAGGCAATTTCCTAGCCTTACTAATAATGCCGATGTGGATATTCAGTCTGGGTAAACTAATATTCAACCAGGCAAAACTAGGTGTACCATACAGACTTGTTGTATTTTCTGCTTTGGGTTTAATTATACCATTGGCTATTGGATATTTGTTGACAAGATATTGCAAAAATTTGGCCTCATTTTTGGCCAGGATTTTGAAGGGATTATCATCATTACTTCTGATATTTATAATAGTGTTCGCTACAGTCACAAATTTGTacttatttaaaattttctcttGGAAG attattGTGGCAGGGATGGCTTTACCATATTTAGGTTTTACATTAGCTTTCATTCTGTCAAAAATACTAAGACAAGCAGATCCAGATTGTTTAGCAATAGCTATTGAGACTGGGATACAGAATACAGGAATAGCTATATTTTTACTGAGATTTTCTCTGACACAACCAGCAGCTGATTTAACAACAG tgTGTCCAGTTGCTGTATCGATGATGACTCCAATTCCCTTGTTAGGAATATACATTTACAAAAAGATTCAAGCAAG TAATCATTTTTCAGGATACGAGGCCCTTCCAAGGacatag
- the LOC123680490 gene encoding tyrosine-protein kinase CSK-like isoform X1 — protein MTSHNSSFTQRYKPYIFDQYRQPEGGQQWEPAPESIPPMVPARGIKKNLQSDTSPLTRSEDAPWIAPGEIPINKMDNNLMHDTNLLLRTENNMNIKNEDLHDRRDVNTNCLITPLRLNPKYSHMPWFHGKISREEAERVLLPRTDGLFLIRESTNFPGDYTLCVCFQNKVEHYRIKTQDGKHTIDDEEFFDNLEKLIQHYKMDADGLCTQLVKPLQVDDLCIIPEQELEICESIGKGEFGEVMLGKWKKNKVAVKVLKDSSEAEAILMKSLHHENLVNLLGIVRKKDLLYLVTEFMSKGNLVDYLRSRGRLHVTRRDQINFATDTSAGMEYLEKMHVVHRDLAARNVLIAENGMAKVSDFGLARVDVYAASESAKLPIKWTAPEALKYNKFSNKSDMWSFGILLWEIYSFGRVPYPRIPLVDVVKHVEKGYKMEAPEGCPPEVYDIMRQAWDLNPENRPTFHTVKGQLTILKQQTL, from the coding sequence ATGACAAGTCATAACTCGTCGTTTACACAGAGGTACAAACCCTACATTTTTGACCAGTACCGACAACCCGAGGGTGGCCAGCAATGGGAACCGGCCCCGGAAAGCATCCCACCCATGGTCCCTGCacgaggaataaaaaaaaacttacaaaGCGATACGTCCCCTCTAACACGTAGTGAAGACGCCCCCTGGATAGCTCCTGGTGAGAttccaatcaataaaatggataACAATCTCATGCATGATACCAATTTACTGTTAAGAACCGAAAATAACATGAACATCAAAAATGAAGATTTGCACGATAGACGTGATGTCAATACTAATTGCCTCATAACCCCCCTGAGACTAAATCCCAAATATAGTCATATGCCTTGGTTCCATGGCAAAATCTCTAGAGAAGAAGCTGAACGGGTATTACTTCCTAGAACCGATGGCTTATTCCTCATAAGAGAGTCGACTAATTTCCCTGGAGACTATACATTATGCGTTTGTTTCCAAAATAAAGTAGAACATTATAGAATTAAAACACAAGATGGAAAGCACACCATCGACGATGAAGAATTTTTCGATAACTTAGAAAAACTGATACAACATTATAAAATGGATGCCGATGGTTTATGTACACAACTGGTCAAACCGTTACAAGTTGACGATTTATGTATAATACCAGAGCAAGAACTGGAAATTTGTGAGTCTATTGGTAAAGGTGAATTTGGTGAAGTTATGTTAGGAAAATGGAAGAAAAACAAGGTGGCAGTTAAAGTACTGAAAGATTCTAGCGAAGCCGAGGCAATTCTTATGAAATCCTTACACCATGAAAATCTGGTCAATCTTTTAGGCATTGTACGAAAGAAAGATCTCCTGTATTTAGTTACCGAATTCATGAGCAAAGGGAATTTAGTGGACTATTTGAGGTCAAGGGGAAGGTTGCATGTTACCAGAAGAGACCAGATCAACTTTGCTACAGACACAAGTGCTGGAATGGAATACCTTGAAAAGATGCACGTCGTCCATAGGGATTTAGCAGCAAGAAATGTATTGATCGCAGAAAATGGAATGGCGAAAGTATCAGATTTTGGCCTAGCAAGAGTAGATGTCTATGCTGCTTCAGAATCTGCTAAACTTCCGATAAAATGGACTGCGCCGGAAGCTCTCAAATATAACAAATTCTCGAATAAGTCTGATATGTGGAGTTTTGGCATTTTGTTATGGGAAATATATTCTTTTGGTAGAGTTCCTTATCCAAGAATACCTCTGGTTGATGTGGTGAAGCATGTAGAGAAGGGATATAAGATGGAAGCTCCAGAAGGCTGTCCTCCTGAAGTTTATGATATAATGAGACAAGCTTGGGATTTGAACCCTGAAAATAGGCCGACTTTCCACACTGTTAAAGGTCAGTTAACTATCTTGAAACAACAAACTTTATGA